The genomic segment ATTACAGACATGGTCTTGATGATGCTTTTATTTTAGGTATTCTTTTAAATATTGGGGCTGCTGTTTTTATTTCTGCGGAATATTACTATAGACAAAATTTCTACTCAGATGATTATAATTCTGTGCCAAACTCTTATGTTGAAATATTGACTGCTATTTTTGTTTCAATAGCCTCTTTTTTAGCTTACAGAAGATATCTGCATTTATTATCAATGCTCGTTTTCTGTTTGGCTTCATCTGTAGTTCTATTTTTAGGAATGTTTGAAATAGGAACTATTGGTAAAACAATTTTACCGTTTATTACAATGTTAGTTTCAGCAGGATTTTATTTTTTTATCAAAAACAGAATTAAAAACTTAAAAGAATCTTATTATTACAACGGACTTTTATTAGCCAATAGTTTTTGTTTGATTCTATTTTATCTTTCCTGTAATTATTTGGTTGTAAGAGAACTTTCTGCAGAACTTTTGGGAGTTGACGTTAAGCCTGGTCAGGATATTCCATTTTCTTATTTCTTCTATGCCTTCACGTTTATTGTGCCGGCTGTTTATTTATTTCAGGCGTTAAAAACGAAAGACAGAATAATGTTGTGGATTAGTTTTGCAACATTAGCTTTTACTGTTTTTACAATCCGATTTTATTATTCAGTTTTGCCAATTGAAGCTGCATTAACGATAGGAGGACTGGTATTATTTGCCATTGCATTTTTCTCCATTCAAAAACTAAAAAATAAAGAATCTGGTTTGACTTTTAAACCGGATAGAATCAATCATTCAAATGCTATTTTAAATGCCGAAACCCTAATTGTAGCCTCTACTTTAGGAATGAAACCAGAAGCAAAAGTAGAATCTCCAATGGAATTTGGTGGCGGAGGTTTTAGCGGCGGCGGTTCTGGCGAAAGCTTTTAATTAATTGTTAATTGTGAATGGTTAATTATTAATTATAAAAAAAACGCTGAATTTTTGATTCAGCGTTTTTTTGTTTTTATGAAGAATCTTAATCAAGATATTGTTCGTATTCTTCTATTTTAGCCCTTAAACGGTTTTCTAAATAAGCATTTCCATCTTTTAGTTTTTCTAAAATGATTTCGGCTTCAGCTTTATAATTTCTTCTTTTAAGATTATCCCAGGTTTTTGGTGGTTTTTGCAAATTGGTAATTCTATCAGCCAATTTTACAGCCCAGACTTCTTTTCTTAACTTTAAAATTCGGTTTAAACTATCCGGCATTCTTTCATCTTTAGGTAAACTGCTGTTTTTTGTAAGAGCAGAAACTCCTTCGGCAATTTCTAATCCAAATTCTCGTTCCAGTTCTTCAAACGTAGTATTGGTGTCTTCTAAAGTATCATGCAATAAAGCTACCTGAGTTGTAAAATTTAAATCGAAATCTTTAGTATGATTCGAAGCAATCAGGATTTCCATTGTTACATTACTCAAATGAATAACATATGGAAGATCAGAATCGGTAATAGTCTGATTGTTTTCTAAATGTTTTTTTGCTGCGAATAATATTGTCTTTTGATAAACCGTTTGAACATCCATTTAATAAGTTTTAAGAGTATTAAACTTTACTTTTCAACGCTTGGGCATCAATATCACTATGTGAAACATCATAAACAGCTTTTCCGTTTTTAATTAAAATTAATTGTGGCGATTCGTGATAAACTCCAAATCGGCTCGCAATTTCATTTGAAATATCTCTATGCGCAATTAGATCAAGAAAATAAGCATCAACAACATTTTCAAGATCGAATTCTCTTTCAAATTGTTTTAAGGCCATACGGCTGATACTGCATCTTGTACTGTGTTTAAAAATTACAACTGGCTTTTCCTGAGAAATAGCTTCAATTTCCATCAACTGAAGAATATCTGTTAATTCTGTCCAGTTTACGTTACTTTTTTGAGCTTCTGAGTTCTCTGAACTTCCGAAGATTGAATTAAAAAAACTCATATTTGGCTTGTTTTATGACTTTTTGACATTTAAATTTGATAAAAAGCAGAATTTATACGTCATTTTGTCTTTATTTTTACTATGGAATATATTTTGAATATTGGATAGCAAAGTTAAATCTTTTGAGTTAAAAATGTATCTCAATAAGTCTTAACTTTAATGTTATCGAATATTTAAAACAAAAAAATCAATCAAAATATAAAGATATGAATATAAATAAATTTACTATTAAATCGCAGGAAGCCATTCAGTTGTCGCAGCAATTAGCACAGCGAAATGGCCAGCAGCAAATTGAAAATGAACACATTTTCAAGGCTATTTTTGAAGTTGATGAAAACGTTGCACCTTTTATTTTGAAAAAATTAAATGTAAACGTTCCATTATTTCTTCAGATTTTGGACAGTACAATTCAGAGTTTTCCAAAAGTTTCCGGAGGAGATGTTATGCTTTCTAGAGACGCAAACAAAGCTCTAAACGAAGCAGAAATCATCGCACAAAAAATGAACGACGAATACGTTTCGATCGAGCATTTAATCTTGGCAATTTTCGATTCAAAAAGTAAAGTTTCTCAAATCTTAAAAGATCAGGGAGTTACAGGAAAAGGTTTGAAAGCGGCAATCGAAGAACTTCGTAAAGGAGAAAGAGTAACTTCGGCTTCGGCAGAAGAAACCTATAATTCACTAAATAAATATGCTAAAAACTTAAACGAATTAGCAAGAACAGGAAAACTAGATCCGGTTATTGGTCGTGATGAAGAAATCCGTCGTGTTTTGCAGATTCTGACTCGTAGAACCAAAAACAATCCAATGCTTATTGGTGAGCCAGGAGTTGGTAAAACGGCGATTGCAGAAGGTTTAGCGCACAGAATTGTGGATGGAGACGTTCCGGAAAACTTAAAAGAAAAAATCGTTTTCTCACTTGATATGGGAGCTTTGATTGCCGGAGCGAAATACAAAGGAGAATTCGAAGAACGTTTAAAATCGGTTGTAAAAGAAGTTACAGCAGCAGAAGGTGATATTGTTTTGTTTATCGATGAGATTCACACACTTGTAGGCGCGGGTGGAGGAGAAGGCGCAATGGATGCGGCTAATATACTGAAACCAGCTTTGGCTCGTGGAGAATTAAGAGCAATTGGTGCCACAACTTTAGATGAATATCAAAAATATTTCGAAAAAGATAAAGCGCTTGAAAGACGTTTCCAAAAAGTCTTAATCGATGAACCGGATACAGAAAGTGCCATTTCGATTTTACGTGGAATTAAGGAAAAATACGAAACACACCATAAAGTTCAGATTAAAGACGAAGCGATTATTGCCGCTGTAGAATTATCTCAGCGTTATATTACAAACCGTTTTTTACCGGATAAAGCCATCGACTTAATGGACGAAGCGGCTTCTAAATTGCGTATGGAAATCAATTCAAAACCTGAAGAATTAGATGTTTTGGATCGTAAAATCATGCAGTTGGAAATTGAAATTGAAGCCATAAAACGTGAAAAAGAGGAAAGCAAACTGAAAATTTTAGGTATGGAATTGGCCAACCTGAAAGAAGAACGCAACGAAATCTATGCAAAATGGAAACAGGAAAAAGATATCGTTGACGGAATTCAGGCTGTAAAACACGAAATTGAAGACTTTAAATACGAAGCAGAACGTGCAGAACGTGATGGTGATTACGGAAAAGTGGCTGAGATTCGTTACGGAAAAATAAAAGAAGCTCAGGAACGTCAGGAAAATTTGCAGAAACAATTGCTGGAGTTTCAATCTGGAAATTCTTTAATCAAAGAAGAAGTAACCAGAGAAGATATTGCCGAAGTTGTAGCAAAATGGACAGGTATTCCGGTAATGAAAATGCTTCAGACGGAAAGAGAAAAACTATTGCATTTGGAAGATGAATTGCACAAACGTGTAGTAGGTCAGGAAGAAGCGATAGAAGCAATAAGTGACGCTGTACGCCGAAGCCGTGCCGGTTTGCAGGATATGAAAAAACCTGTTGGATCGTTCTTATTCTTAGGAACAACCGGAGTTGGTAAAACGGAGCTGGCAAAAGCTTTGGCAGAATATCTTTTTGATGATGAAAACGCGATGACTCGTATTGATATGAGCGAATATCAGGAACGTCACAGCGTAAGCCGTTTGGTTGGTGCGCCTCCGGGATACGTAGGTTATGATGAAGGAGGTCAATTGACCGAAGCTGTTCGTAGAAAACCATATTCTGTAGTGTTATTAGATGAGATCGAAAAAGCACATCCGGATACTTTCAATATTTTATTGCAGGTTTTAGATGAAGGACGTTTGACAGATAATAAAGGACGTCTGGCTGATTTCAGAAATACGATTATTATTATGACCTCAAATATGGGAAGTAATATTATTCAGGAGAAATTTGAAAACCTAAAAGGAAGCGTTGAAGCTGCAACAGAAGCAGCTAAAAACGAAGTTTTAGGATTGTTAAAACAAACTGTTCGTCCTGAGTTTATCAACCGTATCGACGAAATTGTAATGTTTACACCACTTACAGTAGAGAATATTTCCAGAATTGTGAGTCTGCAATTGAAGAGCGTTACCAAAATGCTGGCATTGCAAGGCATTACAATGGATGCGACTCCAGAAG from the Flavobacterium sp. genome contains:
- a CDS encoding HD domain-containing protein gives rise to the protein MDVQTVYQKTILFAAKKHLENNQTITDSDLPYVIHLSNVTMEILIASNHTKDFDLNFTTQVALLHDTLEDTNTTFEELEREFGLEIAEGVSALTKNSSLPKDERMPDSLNRILKLRKEVWAVKLADRITNLQKPPKTWDNLKRRNYKAEAEIILEKLKDGNAYLENRLRAKIEEYEQYLD
- the ytxJ gene encoding bacillithiol system redox-active protein YtxJ; this encodes MSFFNSIFGSSENSEAQKSNVNWTELTDILQLMEIEAISQEKPVVIFKHSTRCSISRMALKQFEREFDLENVVDAYFLDLIAHRDISNEIASRFGVYHESPQLILIKNGKAVYDVSHSDIDAQALKSKV
- the clpB gene encoding ATP-dependent chaperone ClpB — translated: MNINKFTIKSQEAIQLSQQLAQRNGQQQIENEHIFKAIFEVDENVAPFILKKLNVNVPLFLQILDSTIQSFPKVSGGDVMLSRDANKALNEAEIIAQKMNDEYVSIEHLILAIFDSKSKVSQILKDQGVTGKGLKAAIEELRKGERVTSASAEETYNSLNKYAKNLNELARTGKLDPVIGRDEEIRRVLQILTRRTKNNPMLIGEPGVGKTAIAEGLAHRIVDGDVPENLKEKIVFSLDMGALIAGAKYKGEFEERLKSVVKEVTAAEGDIVLFIDEIHTLVGAGGGEGAMDAANILKPALARGELRAIGATTLDEYQKYFEKDKALERRFQKVLIDEPDTESAISILRGIKEKYETHHKVQIKDEAIIAAVELSQRYITNRFLPDKAIDLMDEAASKLRMEINSKPEELDVLDRKIMQLEIEIEAIKREKEESKLKILGMELANLKEERNEIYAKWKQEKDIVDGIQAVKHEIEDFKYEAERAERDGDYGKVAEIRYGKIKEAQERQENLQKQLLEFQSGNSLIKEEVTREDIAEVVAKWTGIPVMKMLQTEREKLLHLEDELHKRVVGQEEAIEAISDAVRRSRAGLQDMKKPVGSFLFLGTTGVGKTELAKALAEYLFDDENAMTRIDMSEYQERHSVSRLVGAPPGYVGYDEGGQLTEAVRRKPYSVVLLDEIEKAHPDTFNILLQVLDEGRLTDNKGRLADFRNTIIIMTSNMGSNIIQEKFENLKGSVEAATEAAKNEVLGLLKQTVRPEFINRIDEIVMFTPLTVENISRIVSLQLKSVTKMLALQGITMDATPEAIAYLADKGYDPHFGARPVKRVVQREVLNQLSKEILAGNITTDSIILLDAFDGKLVFRNQTHKV